The following DNA comes from Haloarchaeobius salinus.
CCGCCCACGACGAGGAGCACCGGCACCGAGATCCACGGCCGGACGGCGTCGGCGGCGGGCGCGAACCCGGCGAGGGTGCCGGCCGTCCAGAGCAGTCCCCCGGCCGCCCCGAGCCCGCCGCCGCGACGGACCCACTTCGGCGGCGAGGCGACGGCCTGCGCGAGCGTGCGAACCGTCAGCGCGGTCGTGACGAACAGCGCGGTGGCGACGGCGACGACGAACCCGAGGACGACGTACAGGAGCGGCGACTCGGGGCGGCCGCGGACGCCGGGTGCGACGGTGGGCACCGCGACGAAGAAGCCGTACAGCGCGACCGCGAGGACGATGCCGGCGACGACACCGACCCGGGCGTGGTGGCGGAAGCCGAGCGCCTCGAAGAACCGGAGCAGTGGCGGTCGGCCCGGCCGATGGTCGTCGGACGCTTTGGCGTCGGGCTCGGCCGCCACGCTGCCGTCGGCCCCGGCTGCCGGGTCGCCGTCGACCGGGTCGGCGGGCTCGGTGGCGTCTGTCACGGTCGACGGTTGGGACGAGAGCGACAAATCGGCGTCGGTCTGGTGCCGGGCGGGGCGGCTCAGGCGTACGCCGCGAACTCCTCGCCACGCAGGAGGAAGTACACGGTGCCCAGCAGGCCGACGACGGTGGCGAGGCCGAACGCGACCGCCGGCCCGGAGTAGCCGAGGTAACCGGCGGAGCCGTACAGCAGCCCGCCGAACGCGGCGCTCGGGATGGTGAGCGTGTTCCGGACGAGGTAGTACGATCCGGTCACGCGCCCGCCGGCGTTCTCCTCGGCGGGGCCGACGATGAGCGCCTTGTGCGCCGGGAGCCCGGCGAACCGGAGCCCGGAGAAGGCCCAGACAGCGCCGACGACGACCGCCTCGGAGAGCGCGACGGTGCCGAGGACGGGCAGTCCCGCGAGCGTGACGCCGCCGTCGGGCGCGGCGACGAGCAGCACCGGGAAGACGGCGTAGACGAAGAAGCCGACGCCGACGACGGGCTTCAGGCCGACCCGGCGCGCGAGGTTCGCGACGGGCACCATCGTCACCAGCGCGACGGCCATCTCGACGGCGAGGAAGACGCCGAACAGCGCCTCCGGGGAGAGGTAGAACCCGAAGAGCGTCGCGTCGGTCTCCAGGTAGCGCGTGACGACGAGGACGGCGAAGCCGTACACCATCCCGTTGGCGAACCGGACGAGCGTGTCGCCGACGAGCAGCGGCCGGAGCGGGTCGGGTAGGTTCGCGAGGTCGTCCCGAATCTGCGAGAGCCCTTCGAACTCCGTACCCAGCGAGTCCTCCTCGGCCTCGTACAGCACGTGCTGGGCGAGCGTCCCGACCAGTGCGAAGCCGACCGCCACGGCGAGCACGTACTGGAACCCGGGGTCGAAGCCGTAGGCGGCGAGCAGGCCGGCGGCGACGAGCGGCCCCACCAGGAAGGCGGTCCGGCGGAACGTCTCCGTGCTGGCGAAGCCCGTCGCCAGCCGGTCGTTCGGGACGCTCTGTTTGACGACGGCGAACGTCGCGCCCAGCCCGAACGACTTCCACGCCTGCGCGAGCACCAGCCCGACGAACACCCACGCCCACGCCGGAATTCCGGCGATAGCCAGCGCCGGCGCGAACACCCAGACCGCGAAGCCGAGCGCGGAGGCCAGCCCGAACAGCGTGAGCGCGGTCCGGGAGCCGATGCGGTCCGAGATGGCACCGCCCGGATACGGGTACGCCGCGCCGATGAGGTTCCCGAAGCTACCGTAGAGTCCGACCAGGAGCTCTGTACCGCCGAGGAAGAGGATGTACTCGCCCATGTACCGGCCCGTCATCTGGAAGCCGAGGCTGAACGCGAACATGGCGACCGAGAGCACGAACACGTCCCGCTCCAGCGCGAAGAACTGGCGGAAGTAGGTGAACGCCCCGGGTGTGTCGGCGTCCGCCATAGATGGCTGGAGGTGCGTTCGGTTCGGGTATAGAAGGTTCGGTCGCGGAGTACGGAGAGGAACGTAGTCGTATTGAGGCGAACTGTCGTCTGGTCGTTCTGAAACGGAGAGCTACCTCGGCTTCTCCTCTCGAACTGCTCGAATCGACGCCTGGACCGCGTTC
Coding sequences within:
- a CDS encoding MFS transporter, whose amino-acid sequence is MADADTPGAFTYFRQFFALERDVFVLSVAMFAFSLGFQMTGRYMGEYILFLGGTELLVGLYGSFGNLIGAAYPYPGGAISDRIGSRTALTLFGLASALGFAVWVFAPALAIAGIPAWAWVFVGLVLAQAWKSFGLGATFAVVKQSVPNDRLATGFASTETFRRTAFLVGPLVAAGLLAAYGFDPGFQYVLAVAVGFALVGTLAQHVLYEAEEDSLGTEFEGLSQIRDDLANLPDPLRPLLVGDTLVRFANGMVYGFAVLVVTRYLETDATLFGFYLSPEALFGVFLAVEMAVALVTMVPVANLARRVGLKPVVGVGFFVYAVFPVLLVAAPDGGVTLAGLPVLGTVALSEAVVVGAVWAFSGLRFAGLPAHKALIVGPAEENAGGRVTGSYYLVRNTLTIPSAAFGGLLYGSAGYLGYSGPAVAFGLATVVGLLGTVYFLLRGEEFAAYA
- a CDS encoding DUF7536 family protein — translated: MTDATEPADPVDGDPAAGADGSVAAEPDAKASDDHRPGRPPLLRFFEALGFRHHARVGVVAGIVLAVALYGFFVAVPTVAPGVRGRPESPLLYVVLGFVVAVATALFVTTALTVRTLAQAVASPPKWVRRGGGLGAAGGLLWTAGTLAGFAPAADAVRPWISVPVLLVVGGVWAAHTRIKRLGSPLDRVGTVLATAGVAAVHVAAILTPEPFLGATVEPALTPFVASVGTLAVGTALLATAARDELGILADAAVALSALGALTVAVALADVVAVSGAVAAVPTALAWAALGVALRGSPTPANWSADEVDSLLDDGS